From the genome of Gracilinanus agilis isolate LMUSP501 chromosome 2, AgileGrace, whole genome shotgun sequence, one region includes:
- the ZFP36L1 gene encoding mRNA decay activator protein ZFP36L1: MTTALVSATIFDLSEVLCKNNKMLNYSPSSPGGCLLDRKAVGTPAGGGFPRRHSVTLPSSKFHQNQLLSSLKAGEPSQALSSRDSRFRDRSFSEGGERLLPPQKQPGGGQVNSSRYKTELCRPFEENGACKYGDKCQFAHGIHELRSLTRHPKYKTELCRTFHTIGFCPYGPRCHFIHNAEERRALAGGRDPSADRPRLHHSFSFSGFPSAATAATTGLLDSPTSITPPPILSADDLLGSPTLPDGANNPFAYSSQELASLFAPSMGVPGGGSPTTFLFRPMSESPHMFDSPPSPQDSLSDQEGYLSSSSSSHSGSDSPTLDNSRRLPIFSRLSISDD, from the exons ATGACCACAGCTCTGGTGTCTGCAACCATCTTCGACTTGAGTGAAGTTTTATGCAAG AATAACAAGATGCTCAACTACAGCCCCTCCAGCCCAGGGGGCTGCCTGCTGGACAGGAAGGCTGTGGGCACCCCAGCTGGTGGGGGCTTTCCCCGGAGGCACTCGGTCACCTTGCCCAGCTCCAAGTTCCACCAGAACCAGCTCCTGAGCAGCCTGAAGGCAGGGGAGCCATCCCAGGCCCTCAGTTCCAGGGACAGCCGCTTCAGGGACCGCTCCTTTTCGGAGGGGGGTGAGCGGCTCCTGCCTCCTCAGAAACAGCCAGGGGGAGGCCAGGTCAACTCCAGCCGCTACAAGACAGAGTTATGCCGCCCCTTTGAGGAGAACGGCGCCTGCAAGTATGGAGACAAGTGCCAGTTTGCTCACGGCATCCACGAGCTGAGAAGCCTCACCCGCCACCCCAAGTACAAAACGGAGCTGTGCCGTACCTTCCACACCATTGGCTTCTGCCCCTACGGCCCCCGATGCCACTTCATCCACAATGCTGAGGAGCGCCGGGCCTTGGCTGGGGGCCGGGACCCCTCTGCCGACCGCCCCCGTCTCCACCACAGCTTCAGTTTTTCTGGCTTCCCCAGTGCCGCCACCGCTGCTACCACGGGGCTGCTGGACAGTCCCACTTCCATCACCCCGCCTCCCATTCTGAGTGCCGATGACCTCCTGGGCTCACCCACCTTGCCTGACGGCGCCAACAACCCCTTTGCCTATTCCAGCCAGGAGCTGGCCAGCCTCTTTGCCCCCAGCATGGGGGTCCCTGGGGGTGGCTCCCCGACCACCTTCCTCTTCCGGCCCATGTCAGAATCCCCTCACATGTTTGACTCTCCCCCCAGCCCTCAGGACTCACTCTCGGACCAGGAGGGCTACCTGAGCAGTTCCAGCAGTAGCCACAGTGGTTCAGACTCCCCCACTTTGGACAACTCGAGACGCCTCCCCATCTTCAGCAGACTCTCCATCTCAGATGACTAA